GCCGGATCGGAGATGAAATCAACGCTCTGATGGCAAGCTTTGCCCATAACCTGAAAAAGACCCTGAACCGCCTCAGGATTTTTGTTCAAATTTATCTAAAGGCAGAAAACCCGACGTTTTGGGGGTTCAACGCCGGGTTTTTGAGTTGGTGCTTGAAATTTTAGGAAAAACTGCGTTTTTCAGCGGCGGCTAAGTATAGCCAATTTTGCACCCTGTTTTTATATATTTTACTATAGGCACTTATAGTGTTGCGTATCTTCGTTCTATACTATCACTGGTTTCATTGGCCTACTTATCCTCAAGACAGGCTTCCATGTAGCCCAGGCCGCAGCGCAGATGCTTTTCCACGGCATCTCTCAGCGCGGCGCCGTTCCGGTCTTTGATGGCGGCGATTATTTCATTGTGCTCCTCGTAGAAGTTGTTGAGGAACTCTTCGGACGAGATCCAGATCAGCCTCGCGTACCGGAGGTTGTTCCATGTCTGCTGCAATATTTCGATCATAATGTCATTGTCGTAAAACTTAAAGATGTACATATGAAAGCGGTCGTTTGCCTCAAGGAGCCTCTCAAGGTCAGGTTTCCCGCCGGCACAGGGCTTGAACAGCTCCCTCATTTCATTGTTCAGCAGGATCATCTGGGGAATGTCGTTGGGCTTTATAAAGGGCAGCGCCCGTTCCGCAAGCGTGATTTCGAGCAGGGATTTTACCTCCTGCAGTTTGCGGAACTCCTGCTTGGATATCCTAGATATTTTCCAGCCGGTCCGCGGTATGTACTGTACCAGCCCCTCCTGCTGAAGCTTTGAGAGCGCTTCGCGGACGGGGGTGGTGCTGACCCCCAGATTCTCCGAGTATTGGTCGATGTTTATCCGTTCACCCGGGCGTATTTTGCACGATAGGATCTGTGCCTTTATGCTTTCATAAGCCAACTCGCTCAACGTAGGTACTTTGACTATGGGCTGCATCATAAATCCTCCAGACAGAATAATGGCTTGTTCGCGTCGTTTGTCCCATTATAGAATAATTCCGGAAATAAATACAATACGGCGGACCGCGCGAAAACCCTTAAAATAGGGAAGCCGCGCGGCCTGCCGCAGCCGTAGGTATATATCCTGTTGGGAACAGGTCTTTAGAAGGGCCCGAGCTTGGTGAATGTCGCGATGAGCAGTCCGACCGCGCCGATTCCCATCAGCATCGCGTAGAGCGGCAGCACCCACTTGAAGTAGGTCGAAAATGGCACTTTCGCGACGCCGATGTAGACCACGAGCGCGCCCATCGTCGGGATGACCATGTTTGTAAGCCCGTCTCCAAGCTGGAAAGCCATGACCGCGGTCTGGCGCGTGAGTCCGACTACGTCCGCAAGCGGGGCCATGATCGGCATCGTTACCGCCGCCTGA
The window above is part of the Cloacibacillus evryensis DSM 19522 genome. Proteins encoded here:
- a CDS encoding GntR family transcriptional regulator translates to MMQPIVKVPTLSELAYESIKAQILSCKIRPGERINIDQYSENLGVSTTPVREALSKLQQEGLVQYIPRTGWKISRISKQEFRKLQEVKSLLEITLAERALPFIKPNDIPQMILLNNEMRELFKPCAGGKPDLERLLEANDRFHMYIFKFYDNDIMIEILQQTWNNLRYARLIWISSEEFLNNFYEEHNEIIAAIKDRNGAALRDAVEKHLRCGLGYMEACLEDK
- a CDS encoding transposase, whose translation is MTVSLKKKLKRRNAIEPIIGHLKRDYGMDRNFLKGRIGDEINALMASFAHNLKKTLNRLRIFVQIYLKAENPTFWGFNAGFLSWCLKF